The proteins below are encoded in one region of Drosophila santomea strain STO CAGO 1482 chromosome 3R, Prin_Dsan_1.1, whole genome shotgun sequence:
- the LOC120451622 gene encoding general transcription factor IIF subunit 2 has product MSKDEKEKTQIIDKDLDLSNAGRGVWLVKVPKYIAQKWEKAPTNMDVGKLRINKTPGQKAQVSLSLTPAVLALDPEEKIPTEHVLDVSQVTKQTLGVFSHMAPSDGKENSTSSASQPDNEKLYMEGRIVQKLECRPIADNCYMKLKLESIRKASEPQRRVQPIDKIVQNFKPVKDHAHNIEYRERKKAEGKKARDDKNAVMDMLFHAFEKHQYYNIKDLVKITNQPISYLKEILKDVCDYNMKNPHKNMWELKKEYRHYKTEEKKEEEHKSGSSDSE; this is encoded by the exons ATGTCGAAGGACGAGAAGGAAAAGACGCAGATCATCGACAAGGACCTGGACCTGTCCAACGCAGGGCGAGGCGTGTGGCTGGTGAAGGTGCCCAAGTACATTGCCCAGAAATGGGAGAAGGCGCCGACGAATATGGACGTGGGCAAGCTCCGGATAAACAAGACACCTGGCCAGAAAGCCCAGGTCTCGCTCTCTCTCACGCCCGCCGTTTTGGCACTGGATCCCGAGGAGAAAATACCCACGGAGCACGTCCTGGACGTGTCGCAGGTGACCAAGCAAACGCTGGGCGTATTCTCGCACATGGCGCCGTCCGATGGCAAGGAAAATTCGACTTCTTCGGCGTCACAGCCGGATAACGAAAAGTTGTATATGGAGGGCAGAATTGTGCAGAAGCTCGAGTGCCGACCCATCGCCGACAATTGCTACatgaagctgaagctggagtCTATACGCAAGGCGTCGGAACCACAGCGGCGAGTGCAGCCCATCGACAAGATCGTCCAGAACTTTAAGCCTGTGAAAGACCATGCACACAAC ATTGAGTATCGGGAACGCAAGAAGGCCGAGGGCAAGAAGGCGCGCGACGACAAGAATGCCGTGATGGACATGCTCTTCCACGCATTCGAGAAGCATCAATACTATAACATCAAGGATCTGGTCAAGATCACTAACCAGCCGATTAGCTATCTGAAGGAGATTCTCAAGGATGTCTGCGATTACAACATGAAGAACCCGCACAAAAACATGTGGGAGCTGAAGAAGGAGTACCGCCACTACAAGACTGAAGAGAAGAAAGAGGAGGAACACAAGTCTGGCAGCAGCGATTCTGAATAG
- the LOC120451618 gene encoding uncharacterized protein CG45076 isoform X1 produces MVYESGFTTRRTYSSRPVTTSYAVTYPSVEKVTRVYKSSYPIYSSYSVPRRVYGATRVVTSPIRVVTSPARVVSRVIHSPSPVRVVRTTTRVISSPERTTYSYTTPSTYYSPTYTSTYIPTSYTTYTPSYSYSPTTITRVYAPRSSLSPLRITSSPVRVITSPVRAVPSYLKRLPPGYGARALTNYLNTEPFATFSEETSRIRNRAQSLIRDLHTPVVRRARSCTPFPVTGYTYEPASQLALDAYVARVTNPVRHIAKEVHNISHYPRPAVKYVDAELDPNRPSRKFSAPRPLEDPLDVEAKEKQRLRQERLLTVNEEALDEVDLEKKRAQKADEAKRREEKALKEERERLTAEAEKQAAAKAKKAAEEAAKIAAEEAVQAEAAAQKAAEEAALKAAEEAAQKAAEEARLAEEAAAQKAAEEAAQKAAEEARLAEEAAAQKAAEEAAQKAAEEAALKAAEEARLAEEAAQKAAEEAALKAVEEARAAEEAAQKAAEEARVAEESRLEEEQRVREQELERLAEIEKESEGELARQAAELAEIARQESELAAQELQAIQKNDNETSEPVVEEPVTPIEEQEPIIELGSNVTPTGGNSYEEDVDEDAEEEDEEEEEE; encoded by the exons ATGGTTTACGAAAGTGGATTTACGACCCGCAGAACCTACTCCTCGAGGCCAGTGACTACTTCCTACGCAGTTACG TACCCCTCGGTCGAGAAAGTAACTCGT GTGTACAAGTCGAGTTACCCCATCTACTCGAGCTACTCGGTGCCCCGCCGCGTCTACGGCGCAACCCGGGTGGTGACCTCGCCCATCCGCGTGGTGACCTCACCCGCCCGCGTGGTCTCCCGCGTCATACACTCACCATCGCCTGTTCGCGTTGTCCGCACGACGACCCGAGTGATTTCATCGCCGGAGCGCACCACCTACTCCTACACCACGCCATCGACCTACTACAGCCCTACCTACACTTCGACCTACATCCCGACATCGTACACCACGTACACGCCGTCCTACTCCTACAGCCCGACCACGATCACCCGGGTGTATGCTCCCCGCAGTTCGCTGTCGCCGCTGAGGATCACCTCCTCGCCGGTGAGGGTCATCACCAGCCCGGTTCGCGCTGTGCCCTCCTATCTGAAGAGGCTGCCGCCTGGTTACGGTGCCCGCGCCCTGACCAATTACCTCAATACCGAACCCTTTGCC ACCTTCTCCGAGGAAACAAGCCGGATTCGCAACCGCGCGCAATCTCTGATTCGTGACTTGCACACTCCCGTGGTGCGCCGTGCACGTAGCTGCACTCCCTTCCCCGTCACTGG CTACACCTATGAGCCGGCTTCCCAACTGGCTCTGGATGCCTATGTGGCCCGTGTGACCAATCCTGTCCGTCATATCGCCAAGGAAGTTCACAATATTTCGCACTACCCGAGGCCAGCAGTGAAATATGTTG ATGCCGAGTTGGATCCTAACCGCCCATCTAGAAAATTTTCTGCCCCTAGGCCCCTGGAGGACCCCCTCGATGTGGAGGCCAAGGAGAAGCAGCGTCTGCGTCAAGAGCGTCTTCTAACCGTCAACGAGGAGGCTCTCGACGAAGTGGACTTGGAGAAGAAGCGTGCCCAGAAAGCTGATGAAGCCAAGCGTCGGGAAGAGAA gGCTCTGAAGGAGGAGAGGGAACGTCTGACAGCTGAGGCCGAGAAGCAGGCTGCTGCCAAGGCCAAAAAGGCTGCCGAGGAGGCCGCCAAAATTGCTGCCGAAGAAGCTGTCCAGGCCGAAGCTGCCGCACAAAAAGCTGCCGAAGAAGCTGCCCTAAAAGCCGCTGAAGAAGCTGCCCAGAAAGCTGCCGAAGAAGCGCGTCTAGCGGAGGAGGCTGCCGCCCAAAAGGCCGCCGAGGAAGCTGCCCAAAAAGCTGCCGAAGAAGCGCGTCTAGCGGAGGAGGCTGCCGCCCAAAAGGCCGCCGAGGAAGCTGCCCAAAAGGCTGCTGAGGAAGCCGCTCTAAAGGCCGCCGAAGAGGCTCGTCTGGCTGAAGAAGCTGCCCAAAAGGCCGCTGAAGAAGCCGCACTGAAGGCTGTAGAGGAGGCTCGTGCCGCCGAAGAAGCTGCCCAAAAGGCTGCCGAAGAGGCTCGTGTCGCTGAAGAGTCTCgtctggaggaggagcagcgtGTCCGtgagcaggagctggagcgcCTGGCGGAGATCGAGAAGGAGAGCGAGGGAGAACTTGCTCGCCAAGCCGCCGAGCTGGCCGAGATCGCCCGCCAGGAATCCGAGCTTGCCGCCCAGGAACTGCAGGCCATCCAGAAGAACGACAACGAGACCAGCGAGCCCGTGGTCGAGGAGCCCGTCACGCCCATTGAGGAACAGGAGCCGATCATCGAGCTCGGCTCTAATGTTACCCCCACTGGTGGCAACAGCTACGAGGAGGATGTTGATGAGGACGCCGAGGAGGAAGacgaggaagaggaggaggaatAG
- the LOC120451618 gene encoding uncharacterized protein CG45076 isoform X2, which yields MVYESGFTTRRTYSSRPVTTSYAVTYPSVEKVTRVYKSSYPIYSSYSVPRRVYGATRVVTSPIRVVTSPARVVSRVIHSPSPVRVVRTTTRVISSPERTTYSYTTPSTYYSPTYTSTYIPTSYTTYTPSYSYSPTTITRVYAPRSSLSPLRITSSPVRVITSPVRAVPSYLKRLPPGYGARALTNYLNTEPFATFSEETSRIRNRAQSLIRDLHTPVVRRARSCTPFPVTGYTYEPASQLALDAYVARVTNPVRHIAKEVHNISHYPRPAVKYVGKSHLASVRICGDKAYNVRSPLYDTDKVRTDINLLSWYLRHPTWKNDKKSQAPVKEVEAVEVEA from the exons ATGGTTTACGAAAGTGGATTTACGACCCGCAGAACCTACTCCTCGAGGCCAGTGACTACTTCCTACGCAGTTACG TACCCCTCGGTCGAGAAAGTAACTCGT GTGTACAAGTCGAGTTACCCCATCTACTCGAGCTACTCGGTGCCCCGCCGCGTCTACGGCGCAACCCGGGTGGTGACCTCGCCCATCCGCGTGGTGACCTCACCCGCCCGCGTGGTCTCCCGCGTCATACACTCACCATCGCCTGTTCGCGTTGTCCGCACGACGACCCGAGTGATTTCATCGCCGGAGCGCACCACCTACTCCTACACCACGCCATCGACCTACTACAGCCCTACCTACACTTCGACCTACATCCCGACATCGTACACCACGTACACGCCGTCCTACTCCTACAGCCCGACCACGATCACCCGGGTGTATGCTCCCCGCAGTTCGCTGTCGCCGCTGAGGATCACCTCCTCGCCGGTGAGGGTCATCACCAGCCCGGTTCGCGCTGTGCCCTCCTATCTGAAGAGGCTGCCGCCTGGTTACGGTGCCCGCGCCCTGACCAATTACCTCAATACCGAACCCTTTGCC ACCTTCTCCGAGGAAACAAGCCGGATTCGCAACCGCGCGCAATCTCTGATTCGTGACTTGCACACTCCCGTGGTGCGCCGTGCACGTAGCTGCACTCCCTTCCCCGTCACTGG CTACACCTATGAGCCGGCTTCCCAACTGGCTCTGGATGCCTATGTGGCCCGTGTGACCAATCCTGTCCGTCATATCGCCAAGGAAGTTCACAATATTTCGCACTACCCGAGGCCAGCAGTGAAATATGTTG gTAAAAGTCATCTTGCATCAGTAAGGATTTGCGGTGACAAGGCCTATAATGTTAGAAGTCCGTTGTACGATACGGACAAAGTTCGCACTGATATTAACCTCTTGTCCTGGTACCTTAGACACCCGACTTGGAAGAATGATAAGAAATCCCAAGCTCCTGTGAAGGAAG TTGAAGCTGTTGAAGTTGAGGCCTAA
- the LOC120451618 gene encoding protein anoxia up-regulated isoform X4: MVYESGFTTRRTYSSRPVTTSYAVTTPRLDLCTDRPGSHRSRAASDYSYTSKSSVEKSSYDSSNPHSYRPERSTYTSTVEKTSRSGPGGSYNYSTERTSTTGAGPGGYSYSSTTSGNLPGGTKYRHFSYHV, from the exons ATGGTTTACGAAAGTGGATTTACGACCCGCAGAACCTACTCCTCGAGGCCAGTGACTACTTCCTACGCAGTTACG ACTCCACGCTTAGACCTGTGCACGGACAGACCGGGCTCGCACCGCAGCCGGGCCGCCTCGGACTACTCGTACACCTCGAAGTCGTCCGTGGAGAAGAGCAGCTACGACTCGAGCAACCCGCACTCGTACCGCCCAGAGCGCTCCACGTACACGTCGACCGTGGAGAAGACGTCGCGCAGCGGTCCCGGCGGCTCGTACAACTACAGCACAGAGCGGACCAGCACCACTGGCGCCGGACCCGGCGGCTACAGCTATTCCTCGACCACCAGCGGCAACCTGCCCGGCGGCACCAAGTACCGCCACTTCTCCTACCACGTGTAG
- the LOC120451618 gene encoding uncharacterized protein CG45078 isoform X3, with amino-acid sequence MVYESGFTTRRTYSSRPVTTSYAVTRTKRTPIDWEKVPFVPRPSLISDPVTAFGVRRPDLERRQRSILDPINRASIKPDYKLAYEPIEPYVSTRDKNRTRILGMVRQHIDTVEAGGNTAGRTFRDSLDAQLPRLHRAASESLPVRRETYRNERSGAMVTKYSY; translated from the exons ATGGTTTACGAAAGTGGATTTACGACCCGCAGAACCTACTCCTCGAGGCCAGTGACTACTTCCTACGCAGTTACG AGAACGAAGAGAACACCAATTGACTGGGAGAAAGTTCCGTTCGTGCCGCGGCCGTCGCTCATCTCGGATCCGGTGACCGCCTTTGGAGTGCGGCGTCCCGATCTCGAGCGGCGCCAGCGGTCGATCCTCGACCCAATCAATCGGGCCTCCATCAAGCCCGACTACAAGCTGGCCTACGAGCCCATTGAGCCATACGTCTCCACACGGGACAAGAACCGGACGCGTATCCTGGGCATGGTGCGCCAGCACATCGACACCGTGGAGGCGGGCGGCAATACCGCCGGCCGCACCTTCCGCGACAGTCTGGACGCCCAGCTGCCGCGACTCCATCGCGCCGCCTCCGAATCCTTGCCAGTTCGCCGTGAGACCTACCGCAACGAGAGGTCCGGTGCGATGGTCACCAAGTACTCCTACTAG
- the LOC120451623 gene encoding uncharacterized protein LOC120451623: MNINYIVILQLLGVLVVLTYASAIPKYEDSHKFYADKAQRDRTYYNENKTQPSEPQTASTKDRLERLGYTTGYGSLNGYPGGTGLSAYNPIKLDLGGVVLGTLVGIGAIILIPKILSAFHGGYGGYGRSEDSDLTPLSSMINKIDDVLGQNNIDSTSCMQRAVCGYVRSTEYNMKAGSSDQMDEFIHMLSENALVDYLLDGTAIKEALEHGKRANDRACEEVYSNCPLDSKSATDILMKLMPKKTPQGKGKSSGISREKKV; encoded by the exons ATGAACATAAATTACATTGTCATACTGCAGCTGCTGGGagtgctggtggtgctgacCTACGCAAGTGCGATCCCCAAATACGAAGATAGCCATAA GTTCTATGCGGATAAGGCGCAGCGGGATAGGACGTACTATAACGAGAATAAGACCCAGCCCAGTGAACCGCAGACAGCTTCCACAAAGGATAGACTGGAGCGCCTAGGCTATACCACTGGCTACGGATCCCTAAAT GGTTACCCTGGCGGTACTGGACTATCCGCCTACAATCCCATAAAACTGGACCTGGGCGGCGTTGTCTTGGGCACTCTCGTGGGCATTGGCGCCATCATACTCATTCCCAAGATTCTATCCGCCTTCCATGGTGGTTACGGCGGATACGGCCGCA GCGAGGACAGCGACCTGACACCTCTCAGCAGCATGATTAATAAGATTGACGATGTTTTGGGCCAGAATAATATTGACTCCACGAGTTGCATGCAACGTGCTGTGTGTGGTTATGTTCGCTCTACGGAATATAATATGAAAGCCGGATCCTCAGACCAGATGGATGAATTTATTCATATGCTTTCGGA AAACGCCCTGGTGGACTACCTCCTTGATGGAACGGCTATAAAGGAGGCATTGGAGCATGGGAAACGAGCCAACGATCGAGCCTGTGAAGAGGTGTACTCCAATTGTCCACTGGACAGTAAATCAGCCACGGATATTCTAATGAAGCTGATGCCAAAGAAAACCCCTcagggaaaaggaaaatcatCTGGAATTTCCCGAGAAAAGAAGGTTTAG
- the LOC120451621 gene encoding uncharacterized protein LOC120451621 has protein sequence MSRLKQSISSNNSGTSSETSETQSVDDQQGTPHSTIRSSSASLSRAKNSWRRMKELAAEKEKENEAKRPPWRAVSVSTLTKPDKSALLRAKLLDASRRLRAGKANVALQTDFVPTKLMKEVSFGVQKDLILLKDVGILTDGQYSKKKDGYEKYVLTYSMSQMTDRVPTVSRQTQTLLPKAYNKDLVNSYLPKSDDDDDDSDGISDVEKRLGDQIAKIRRLNFDELNQSRGSGSNTILAPTLASWHFDDDAVEMESERHFIPYTIESFKPWRSFVPFPFRLRGNALIGTQKIDWYALLQSIDDLITESNHLVDKLEHIMIENQAHRRSVSGKLGKIPNFEPTKFIAPSEQWLPLIEQQEKQLQIILSGNAAKDETPE, from the exons ATGAGTAGGCTAAAGCAGAGTATCAGCTCCAACAACAGTGGCACATCATCGGAAACCAGCGAGACGCAAAGCGTGGATGACCAACAAGGCACTCCGCATTCAACCATTCGTTCGAGTAGCGCCTCATTGAGTAG AGCCAAAAACAGTTGGAGACGCATGAAGGAGCTGGCTGCggagaaggaaaaggaaaatgagGCCAAGCGACCTCCTTGGCGGGCAGTTAGCGTTTCCACGCTCACCAAGCCCGATAAGAGCGCCTTGCTTCGGGCCAAGTTACTGGATGCTTCGAG ACGACTAAGAGCTGGCAAGGCGAATGTGGCCTTGCAGACGGACTTTGTGCCGACGAAGCTCATGAAGGAAGTTAGTTTCGGGGTACAGAAGGATCTTATTCTGCTCAAGGACGTAGGCATTCTCACCGATGGACAGTACTCCAAAAAGAAAGATGGCTATGAGAAGT ATGTACTTACCTATTCGATGTCCCAAATGACCGACAGAGTACCTACCGTTTCGCGCCAAACTCAGACGCTACTGCCGAAGGCCTACAACAAGGATCTGGTCAACTCCTACCTACCCAAGTcagatgacgatgacgatgacagTGATGGTATCTCCGATGTGGAGAAGCGACTTGGCGATCAGATAGCCAAGATACGGAGGCTCAACTTCGATGAACTGAATCAGTCGAGGGGAAGTGGGAGTAACACTATCTTGGCTCCTACTTTGGCATCCTGGCATTTCGATGACGATGCCGTGGAAATGGAATCAGAGCGACATTTTATACCCTACACCATCGAGTCGTTTAAGCCTTGGCGTAGCTTTGttccctttccctttcgaTTGAGGGGTAATGCCTTGATTGGCACCCAGAAAATAGATTGGTACGCCCTGCTGCAGTCCATCGATGACCTGATCACGGAGTCCAACCACTTGGTAGACAAGCTGGAACACATCATGATTGAGAATCAAGCGCATCGCAGGTCGGTCTCTGGAAAACTGGGTAAAATACCCAACTTTGAACCGACCAAGTTTATAGCCCCTTCGGAGCAATGGTTGCCGCTCATTGAACAGCAGGAAaagcaattgcaaattattttaagcGGCAATGCGGCTAAGGATGAGACGCCAGAATAG
- the LOC120451619 gene encoding 39S ribosomal protein L37, mitochondrial, translated as MRLTNTLCAQHIGWHFKKHWLVQGKRVPKETGAVAELLKLGVQVKNPEDLLNTKVERKLVDIVGTRENAVSEDSGHPDWHPTVCHSYSDHSVLIGGLPQAQVLTNSIEIQSFPKQIEDAIASQQLPNTVDKSVRHAILASHVLDAEQVKLPKVRLPERPAFNLPRSYGISHERVNRLLVNKLLHESEKLAGRSVSVRRKLIDNASFKSSLNKDGDLLGFSINAEKVVFANRAIEAVKGKFEGDLPDLYPMKSTISIPKYHIYQTENLYPLRTDISCSHPHTIFTVFNKNLVKNSHGSEVTTAQMQARTLVKAFVVAAARAKQLHGDSVEGALPKPIVVQSVQTDGRTFHFGVLQLNTLDLGANSTTKNYWFHKQNYDLFSECTYEGGRTHLDNYNGDVFRIFNAFYNNS; from the exons ATGAGGCTGACAAACACCCTCTGTGCCCAGCACATCGGCTGGCATTTCAAGAAGCACTGGCTGGTCCAGGGTAAGCGAGTGCCCAAGGAAACTGGCGCCGTCGCGGAGCTTCTAAAACTCGGTGTTCAGGTGAAGAATCCCGAGGATCTGTTGAACACCAAAGTGGAAAGAAAACT GGTGGACATTGTTGGCACACGCGAGAACGCGGTTTCCGAAGATAGCGGTCACCCCGACTGGCACCCCACAGTTTGCCACTCCTACTCCGACCACAGTGTGCTAATTGGTGGATTGCCACAGGCTCAGGTGCTGACCAACTCCATCGAGATCCAAAGCTTTCCCAAGCAGATCGAGGATGCCATTGCCAGCCAGCAGTTGCCAAATACCGTCGACAAGAGCGTCCGGCATGCGATTCTGGCCTCCCACGTGCTTGATGCAGAGCAAGTCAAGCTGCCCAAGGTGAGGTTGCCGGAGCGACCGGCTTTTAACCTGCCCCGCTCCTACGGAATATCACACGAAAGGGTCAA TCGCCTGTTGGTAAATAAACTCCTGCATGAAAGTGAAAAGCTGGCCGGACGCTCAGTCTCTGTACGAAGAAAGCTGATAGACAACGCTTCTTTTAAGAGTTCTCTAAATAAAGATGGGGATCTGCTAGGATTCTCTATCAATGCTGAGAAAGTGGTATTTGCCAATCGAGCCATCGAAGCTGTTAAGGGAAAATTTGAAGGAGACTTGCCTGATCTTTACCCCATGAAGAGTACGATATCGATTCCGAAATACCACATTTACCAAACTGAGAACTTATATC CTTTGCGTACGGACATCAGCTGCTCCCACCCGCACACCATATTTACGGTGTTTAACAAAAACCTAGTTAAAAATTCCCACGGATCGGAGGTCACAACTGCTCAGATGCAGGCAAGGACACTGGTCAAAGCTTTCGTTGTGGCTGCCGCTCGAGCAAAGCAACTACATGGGGATTCCGTAGAAGGAGCACTTCCCAAACCAATTGTTGTGCAGAGCGTCCAGACTGACGGAAGGACGTTCCACTTCGGAGTGCTGCAGCTGAATACCCTCGATCTTGGCGCCAATAGCACTACCAAGAACTATTGGTTCCATAAGCAGAACTACGATCTATTTTCTGAGTGCACTTACGAAGGTGGACGAACGCATTTGGACAATTACAATGGCGACGTCTTCCGCATATTTAACGCTTTCTATAACAATTCCTAA